Part of the Prunus dulcis chromosome 8, ALMONDv2, whole genome shotgun sequence genome is shown below.
CGGAAAGGATCAAAGAAGAAACTTACTCCTGAGATTACTCGAAGGCTTGGTGAAGCTACTCTTCACTATGTACATGGACGTTATGAAGAGGCCATACCCATCTTGGCAGAAATTGTTAAGCAGGCACCAGATTTGTCTGAGACGTATCATACACTTGGACTTGTCCATGATAATCTTGGTAACGAATTGAAAGCCTTGAATTGCTTCACAATTGCTGCACTTTTAGCACCCAAAAATCCAGCTCTTTGGGAACTGCTCTTTGGTTGGTTCAATAGACGAGGTGACGCTCATAAAGCCATTTATTGCCTTTCAAGAGCAATATCAGCAGATCCTAAAAATATTGACCTGAAATTGGGTCGTGCTTCACTCTATGTTAAGCTTGGAGATTATCATAAAGCTGCTGCATCGTATGAACAGATAGTACAAGCCTGTCCTGATAATGTTGAAGCACTCAAGACAGCAGCTGTGATGTATGACAGAAGTGGTCAGCATGAGCAGTCTATTCATATTCTGGAGGCTTATCTCAGAGATCATCCAACCGAAGCTGATCCTAGTGTCATTGATCTGCTAGCTTCCATACTTATGGAAAATAATGCACATAATGAAGCAATTCAGCATATTGAGCATGCACAACTCGTATTCTGTTCAAATAAAGCGATGCCTTTGACAATGAAAATTAAAGCAGGAATCTGCCATGCTTACCTCGGAAATATGGAGAAGGCAGAAACTCTCTTTAGTGCTCTTGAACAGCAGAGtgcagatcaggctgacttGATTGCTAAAGTCGCAGACTCATTTATGAGTCTTGGGCATTATAGTTCTGCATTGaagtattatttaatgttGAAAGGAAAcaccaaatataataaagGCTTTTTACATATGAAAATTGCTCGATGTCATTTGTCCTTGAATGACAGAGTACAGGCAATTTTGTGGTTCTATGAAGCTGTTAAGACACTTGAAGATAATATTGAGACCCGATTAACATTGGCTTCTATTCTTCTTGAGGAAGCCAGAGAAGATGAAGCCATTTTGTTGCTATCTCCTCCAAAAAATCTAGATCGCTTTGAAGCCCAAACAAATAAATCGGAACCATGGTGGTGTAATGGAAAAGTGAAACTGAAGCTTTGCTACATTTACAGAGCTAAAGGGATGCTCAAGGAATTTGTCGATGCAATCTATCCTTTGGTACATGAGTCGTTACGTATCGAATCTCTTCAGCAAAAggtgaaagtgaaaaagagGCTCACAAAAAGTGTTCTGTTAGAAAGAGTGAAAGTCCTGGATGATCACCAAACAGATAACCTATTATGCAGATCTAGACCAGTAGCTCCTGCATCAGATCTGCTGAAAGCTGCCAGAGCGAAGAAGTTGCTTCAAAAGAAGGCAAAagtaaaggaagaaaagagagcTGAGGCAATGGCTGCTGGAGTTGACTGGCAAAGTGATGATTCAGCTGATGATCCTCCAGAAGAAATACACCAAGAACCTCCCCTGCCAGATCTTCTCAAGGATAAAGAGAATCATGGCCTTGTAATAGATTTGTGCAAGTCACTGGCTTCCTTGCATAGATATTGCGAAGCATTGGAGATTATAAATCTTGCTTTGAAATCGACTCGCAACATGTGTTCTGTTGCGGAGGAACTCCGGTCTCTTGGAGCTCAAATTGCATACAACACTCCGGATCCTGAGCATGGGGTTGACTGTGTAAAATACATTGCAGACCAGCATCCATACAGCAATGCTGCCTGGAACTGCTATTACAAAGTAATTACCAGATTAGATGACTGGTATGCGAGGCATTATAAGTTTCTACGTGGTAAGCGAGACAAACTCAAAGACTGTGCACCTCCAAGTATCATTTCTGGGCATCATTTTACTAAAAAGAGCCGTCATCAAGATGCTGCAAGAGAATACCTTGAAGCTTATAAATTATTGCCAGAGAATCCCCTGATTAATCTGTGTGTCGGTACTGCCTTAATCAACTTGGCCCTTGGACACAGACTTCAGAATAGGCACCAGTGTGTTGCACAAGGCTTAGCATTCCTCCACAAAAATTTGCAGCTTTGTGAATTCAGCCAAGAGGCTTTTTTCAACATAGCCAGGGCGTACCATCACGTCGGTCTTGTGACACTGGCAGCTTGGCACTATGGCAAAGTTCTGGCAATGCATGTGAAGGATTACCCCATCCCAAAACTTCCCCATGAAAAGCCAGAGTCTGTTGAAAATCGATTACTGGGTTACTGTGACCTTCGCAGAGAAGCAGCTTTTAATTTGCATCTTATATACAAAAAGAGTGGAGCAGTTGATCTCGCTCGACAGGTCTTGAGAGATCACTGCACTTTCTGAGTAAGCAACTGATATTAAAACATCAAAATCCAGTTACTCTTTTATTTCTGTACTTACTAAGTATATGGTTGATTCTCTAATAAATAACAGgaaatctttttctttgttgcaGATAATCATGTTCCTGATCTCAGATATTGTGACTGAATCGAATGAGAGGGTGGCCTCCTATTACCTAGTCTGGTTCTCTAGAAAATGCCTGATTATTGTTTGTATCAGCAGTTCATTTTGGCCTAATACAGCCAAAGAAAGCGAGCGAAACACTAAAGAGAAAGGCTTGTGATGAACTCAGCAATTGCCTATCACATTATTGAAAGCCAGTGCTAAATCCTTTTTTCTAATCAGATGCTAAAGCCTTATGTAAGTTCAAAACAAGGGCCAACtcgtttttttaattacttcaCGAAAGTAATATACATCACACACAAATGGTGAAGCACTTGACCAAGTCTTTTGATAGATAACAGACCAGGTTCTAAGCATTGTTTCAAACCGTTTGGGTGAAAATTTAGAAATACAAATGGTTGAGATTTAGAGCTTGTAAGTAAATGGTATGAATATAAATgctacaaatttttttgaaccattaaTGAGATGAATTTTTGGTTGAATAGGTGATATAGATTGATGCTATAATGACAGTAAAACAATACAGAGGTATATGTAGTAATGTTTCTTGATAATGTTTTCGTGCATGATCACTATTTTGAAGTGTCAATCAGAGtactttattattatcttgGTCAATCGTTCACGATTTCTATCGTATATTTCACACCTACTCACATGGTCAATTAACCGTAATGTTACTCTGATCATAGTGATCAGTCATTTAACAAGTACTCGCGTAGGCGATTAAGCGTAAGTAACTATATAACCGTGAGCTTATATTATAGggggtatttttgtatttcatttttccttttgtgcAGATTGGGGAGATGGATGTTTGTTAGTGATGAGTAGGTAGCTGTGGTTTTTAGTGCTACGAAAGTGTAATATGAGCTTTAGAGCGTATTCTTAACTTTGTTTATGTTTAGTATTTGTTGTTCTCTGGTTTGTGATGGATAAGTGAAGATGTGTTGTGTTTCTAGACTTATGATTGCATAATTGCATGAAAAACCTTCAAACTTATGAATTTAAATGTCGCATTACATCTAAACTTTTAGCTAAGTTCTTCTCTCTGTAGCTAATTTTGAAACTTTGGTGTCTTGATTTCTGACAGGGTGTACCTAGCGGacccagaaattttttagcggatctgcaatattgactaagtatgaaaaatggtttttcggaataatcattttctcatgataatttttggcggcttttattccttatacatcaaataagaaaacttgattttatgggattttagtatgaagtatatattgacttaatgagccatcatttttaacctaaatcatattttgcactaaaaccgaatTTTcgtattttgatttggtgggaatttgattttctagtattttttatttgaatccaaatggagggtacttccttatttacattgtaaacttaagtaaatggagtaatataaaaataaataaaagtaaaaggacagagatatttatttaaatgttgaaaatggaaataagatAATCTGTACACCAGTTGAGCAAAGGGGCAATCTGAAGTACCTACTACAATGGTTTTTCTGGCGATGGGAGGTGCaactgcacctccttgcgccttaaTAGGTCCGCCTCTGCCTATACCATTGAGGTGCTGTGACAAGTGCTCTACATACAAGCCTTCCAGGGTTCATCAGGCTGGGTCTGCATAAGGTGTGTTTTAAGAATGGTAGGTTGCATACATTCGTATTGCCTATTATCTTATTCATGATTTTTTCACACATTGATTGgaatttttaaactttttctgCCAAAATTGGATGCAGGCTCATTACTTTCTGTGGATCATTAACTTTGTTGGTTATTGGAACAATAAGCCCTTTTTTATGCTTGCCTTGTGCGCACGTGAGGAAGCTCGTATTCTACATTTAAGTTCATGGAGCAAGGGTTATCGCTTATCCAGCAGAGGAGTGCTTGTCTTCATAATCTCATAAACCAGTTTTTCTATGTTTGTGATTGCTATAGAAATGAAGTAaaattatattgaaatttgatatgttatttttttaaaaaaaaaattggaattgaAATAATGTTGGACCTGTTGTTTGAAGACAGCCTGATGCCTTGGCTAACAAGGAGCTTCGGAATCTCAGCGCTTCCATGGACCTTATAAAGATGGATTAGTTAAAAATATGGGTTAATGACCTAAATGGTTCTCCAATTATTGTTCCAGTATTATTTTGGTCtaccaactaaaattttcatttcaaacgtccttaaactttttattttgtaccaaGATGGTCCATCCGTCAAAGTGTGTGTATTATTCTATGAAATCGAGGGACAAAACCGTATTTTTAGGTGAGTATCCTTCTCTAAAAGGGTTATTGATTCCAATGATCCCCCAATTATTATTCTAGTATCATTTTGATCtaccaactaaaattttcatttgaaccgtccttcaactttttttttttttttgtatcaagATGGTCTTACTGTTAAAGTctgtcaattttattgttaaattgaaGAGTAAAAATGTCTCTATGAATTAAAATAGTAATAtagaattaaaaattaaaggaaacaattataaaacttaaaaatttttaaaaaattgaatctcacTAGCcacatggttttttttttttcgtgaGACTGACCtaacaattaataataaaaaattatctattgtttaaattaattaaaatcacataaatataaaaaaaataacaaaaattttaaaatagtaaacaataattaaaaattagagGAAACTATTATAGGAACTTGTatctaattttaaaattgaaaaaattgaatctcaccaccaacatggtttttttttatgacatggacttaaaaagtaatatttttttgtctattggttaaattaattaaaaattttaaaataagataaatacaaaaataaataacaataaaattgacgGACGTTGACGGTAGGACCATcttgatacaaaaaaaaaaaagtggaaggacgattcaaataaaaattttagtttGTGGACTAAAATGATATTGGATCAatagttgagggaccatttCAATCATACCCTTCGATAGAGCTTCTCAAAAAGTAGCATATACCCTTCAAAACTCAGTCACGTGGCCATCGTGTGATCAGAAGTGACGGAATCTGTCACGGATGGACCATCttggtacaaaataaaaagtttaaggacgtttgaaatgaaaattttaattgattgaccaaaatgatactggagCAATAGTTGGGGGATCATTTAGGTCATTAACCCTAAAAATatagaataaaataaagaaatgcaatatgaagtaacataataaatattacaaaaaaggataaatttttctcaaatttttttttggttgaatagGTTATGATAGTAAAACATACAGATGTATATGTAGTAATGTTTCTTGATAATGTTTTCGTCTATGATCATTatttcaaatattatatttgaatCTAAGATCTCAAGTATATGGGTAAATACTCTTCTCAGATACATGGCTAATGGTTGTAACGATATAAATCCCTTCCCATCAACATTTTacacttttttattataaaaacatTATTAGGGAGAAGAGGAATTTAAGACAGGACCACGTATTTATAGATAAACTCTCATAACCACTTCaactacaaattaattattaattaaatattaatcaattataaaaataaagttgaaCTGAGAAATGTGCAACATTGCAACTCAAAGCGTATTTTGCCatgacataaaaataaaaaattaaaaaatttaaataataataaaaaaaaggctcTACTGACATTGACAATGACATTTGAACCCTTTGAGAGATCTCAGTTACTGACTGAGGCGGCAACCTCATAGGTCTAGTAAATTGGAGCATTCGTATCGGTTGTCAAATCATGGTGGTTGTTTAGGAAGAGTAATTTTACAGTTGCCT
Proteins encoded:
- the LOC117636606 gene encoding general transcription factor 3C polypeptide 3-like isoform X1, yielding MIICIYILLLCLHYIYIYIYISLSLSLSLSQNLWYSWMIICLFDKFDLFYFGTVNINYHCNGDGDGGKTGSGYRIVFASVGFSSFIFSFGSPRGFIWLYILMDKEDNATGDHEEASQYAFAVCLEEDMEEDVEDDEEDEEDGEVDEEDEDEDEDENTFSFKDGVNPLDFVEDDAFGDQVYEQFVGMGYEALAERKRKALEDSRPEGSVKKARHEDVTGASMEEIMEAMNYGMQRRTRKPKKKGRRKGSKKKLTPEITRRLGEATLHYVHGRYEEAIPILAEIVKQAPDLSETYHTLGLVHDNLGNELKALNCFTIAALLAPKNPALWELLFGWFNRRGDAHKAIYCLSRAISADPKNIDLKLGRASLYVKLGDYHKAAASYEQIVQACPDNVEALKTAAVMYDRSGQHEQSIHILEAYLRDHPTEADPSVIDLLASILMENNAHNEAIQHIEHAQLVFCSNKAMPLTMKIKAGICHAYLGNMEKAETLFSALEQQSADQADLIAKVADSFMSLGHYSSALKYYLMLKGNTKYNKGFLHMKIARCHLSLNDRVQAILWFYEAVKTLEDNIETRLTLASILLEEAREDEAILLLSPPKNLDRFEAQTNKSEPWWCNGKVKLKLCYIYRAKGMLKEFVDAIYPLVHESLRIESLQQKVKVKKRLTKSVLLERVKVLDDHQTDNLLCRSRPVAPASDLLKAARAKKLLQKKAKVKEEKRAEAMAAGVDWQSDDSADDPPEEIHQEPPLPDLLKDKENHGLVIDLCKSLASLHRYCEALEIINLALKSTRNMCSVAEELRSLGAQIAYNTPDPEHGVDCVKYIADQHPYSNAAWNCYYKVITRLDDWYARHYKFLRGKRDKLKDCAPPSIISGHHFTKKSRHQDAAREYLEAYKLLPENPLINLCVGTALINLALGHRLQNRHQCVAQGLAFLHKNLQLCEFSQEAFFNIARAYHHVGLVTLAAWHYGKVLAMHVKDYPIPKLPHEKPESVENRLLGYCDLRREAAFNLHLIYKKSGAVDLARQVLRDHCTF
- the LOC117636606 gene encoding general transcription factor 3C polypeptide 3-like isoform X2, which produces MDKEDNATGDHEEASQYAFAVCLEEDMEEDVEDDEEDEEDGEVDEEDEDEDEDENTFSFKDGVNPLDFVEDDAFGDQVYEQFVGMGYEALAERKRKALEDSRPEGSVKKARHEDVTGASMEEIMEAMNYGMQRRTRKPKKKGRRKGSKKKLTPEITRRLGEATLHYVHGRYEEAIPILAEIVKQAPDLSETYHTLGLVHDNLGNELKALNCFTIAALLAPKNPALWELLFGWFNRRGDAHKAIYCLSRAISADPKNIDLKLGRASLYVKLGDYHKAAASYEQIVQACPDNVEALKTAAVMYDRSGQHEQSIHILEAYLRDHPTEADPSVIDLLASILMENNAHNEAIQHIEHAQLVFCSNKAMPLTMKIKAGICHAYLGNMEKAETLFSALEQQSADQADLIAKVADSFMSLGHYSSALKYYLMLKGNTKYNKGFLHMKIARCHLSLNDRVQAILWFYEAVKTLEDNIETRLTLASILLEEAREDEAILLLSPPKNLDRFEAQTNKSEPWWCNGKVKLKLCYIYRAKGMLKEFVDAIYPLVHESLRIESLQQKVKVKKRLTKSVLLERVKVLDDHQTDNLLCRSRPVAPASDLLKAARAKKLLQKKAKVKEEKRAEAMAAGVDWQSDDSADDPPEEIHQEPPLPDLLKDKENHGLVIDLCKSLASLHRYCEALEIINLALKSTRNMCSVAEELRSLGAQIAYNTPDPEHGVDCVKYIADQHPYSNAAWNCYYKVITRLDDWYARHYKFLRGKRDKLKDCAPPSIISGHHFTKKSRHQDAAREYLEAYKLLPENPLINLCVGTALINLALGHRLQNRHQCVAQGLAFLHKNLQLCEFSQEAFFNIARAYHHVGLVTLAAWHYGKVLAMHVKDYPIPKLPHEKPESVENRLLGYCDLRREAAFNLHLIYKKSGAVDLARQVLRDHCTF